One candidate division KSB1 bacterium DNA segment encodes these proteins:
- a CDS encoding hydrogenase maturation protease produces the protein MKTLVLGMGNTLLADDGVGIYIAREVRRHLPAGEVEVVETQLAGFYLAELLNGYERAIVVDAVRTGKYPPGTIRWLTLQELGTSSRFLSAHHLGLRTAVEVGRKMGLNMPQVVHVLTVEVVDTETFAEGCTTAAVSAAISHAVREILACLQQA, from the coding sequence ATGAAGACGCTCGTCCTGGGGATGGGCAATACCCTCCTGGCGGATGACGGCGTGGGGATTTACATTGCCCGGGAAGTACGCCGTCATCTGCCAGCGGGGGAGGTTGAGGTTGTCGAAACGCAGCTGGCGGGGTTTTACCTCGCTGAACTGCTCAATGGGTATGAGCGTGCCATTGTCGTCGATGCGGTACGCACCGGGAAATACCCCCCGGGCACCATCCGCTGGTTAACCCTGCAGGAGTTGGGTACATCGTCACGGTTCCTTTCCGCGCATCACCTTGGGCTGCGCACGGCAGTAGAAGTGGGCCGAAAGATGGGCCTCAACATGCCCCAGGTCGTGCACGTGCTCACCGTCGAAGTAGTGGACACCGAGACATTTGCTGAAGGGTGCACCACGGCCGCAGTCTCAGCAGCGATTTCCCACGCCGTGCGGGAGATTTTGGCTTGTCTTCAGCAAGCTTGA
- a CDS encoding Ni/Fe hydrogenase subunit alpha — protein sequence MPKRVTIDPITRLEGHGKIEIFLDDKGNVQKAFLQIPELRGFEKFAEGRLAEEMPRITPKICGVCPTTHHMASGKALDDLYKVDPPPAAKKIRELINSAFMAEDHALHFFFLGGPDFIVGPKAPPGQRNILGVIQQVGLEAGKTVIDIRKRLRSVITKQGGRVIHPVCNLPGGVSKGVSKEDRQEYIQIGKDAVAFAQFALKAFDDIVLKNKAYLDVVVGDVYRHTTYYMGLVDEKNRVNFYDGMVRVVDPSGREFAKFHPREYLAHIAEHVEPWSYIKFPYLKAVGWKGFVDGPDSGVYRVAPLARLNAADGMATPRAQEEYEKMFSTLGKPAHNTLAYHWARLIELLYAAERFLELAQDEEILDPNIRTIPTQIPTEGIGVVEAPRGTLYHHYQTDERGVITKANLIVATVNNAAAIAMSVEKAAQGLIKGGEVSEGLLNMVEMAFRAYDPCFACATHSLPGETPLEVNIRDQRGQVVRTIRR from the coding sequence ATGCCTAAGAGAGTGACCATCGATCCCATCACCAGGCTGGAAGGCCACGGCAAGATCGAGATTTTTCTCGATGATAAGGGAAACGTGCAGAAGGCATTTCTGCAGATTCCAGAGCTGCGCGGTTTTGAAAAGTTCGCGGAAGGACGCCTGGCCGAAGAGATGCCGCGCATCACGCCGAAAATCTGCGGCGTCTGTCCCACAACGCACCATATGGCCTCTGGCAAGGCGCTGGATGACCTCTACAAGGTAGACCCTCCGCCGGCGGCAAAGAAGATCCGCGAGCTGATCAACTCGGCCTTTATGGCAGAAGACCACGCCCTGCACTTCTTTTTCCTTGGCGGGCCGGATTTCATTGTCGGGCCCAAAGCACCCCCAGGGCAGCGGAATATCCTGGGCGTGATCCAGCAAGTAGGCCTGGAGGCCGGCAAGACGGTCATCGACATCCGCAAGCGCCTGCGCAGTGTCATCACCAAGCAAGGCGGCAGGGTCATCCACCCGGTCTGCAACCTGCCGGGCGGGGTCTCCAAAGGTGTGTCCAAGGAGGACCGCCAGGAGTACATCCAGATCGGCAAGGACGCGGTGGCCTTTGCCCAGTTTGCCCTGAAGGCGTTCGACGATATCGTGCTCAAGAACAAGGCCTACCTGGACGTGGTGGTGGGGGATGTGTACAGACACACGACCTACTACATGGGCCTGGTGGACGAGAAGAACCGCGTGAACTTTTATGATGGCATGGTGCGCGTGGTGGATCCATCGGGGCGAGAGTTTGCGAAATTCCACCCGCGCGAGTACCTGGCTCACATCGCCGAGCATGTGGAGCCGTGGAGCTACATCAAGTTTCCCTATCTGAAGGCCGTAGGGTGGAAGGGGTTTGTCGATGGGCCAGACAGCGGTGTCTATCGAGTGGCACCGTTGGCCAGGCTCAATGCCGCCGATGGCATGGCTACGCCGCGTGCCCAGGAGGAGTACGAGAAGATGTTCTCGACCCTGGGCAAACCAGCCCACAACACGCTCGCCTACCACTGGGCCCGGCTCATCGAGCTCCTCTACGCTGCGGAGCGCTTCCTGGAGCTGGCCCAGGACGAAGAGATTTTGGACCCGAACATCCGCACCATCCCGACACAAATCCCCACCGAGGGTATCGGAGTGGTAGAGGCACCGCGCGGCACCCTGTACCACCATTACCAGACCGACGAGCGTGGGGTCATCACAAAAGCAAACTTGATTGTGGCTACGGTGAACAACGCGGCGGCTATTGCCATGTCGGTGGAGAAAGCGGCGCAGGGGCTCATCAAAGGTGGCGAGGTCTCCGAGGGGCTGCTGAACATGGTGGAAATGGCATTCCGGGCCTACGACCCCTGCTTTGCATGCGCCACCCATAGCCTGCCCGGCGAGACGCCCCTCGAGGTGAACATTCGTGACCAGCGCGGGCAGGTGGTGCGCACCATTCGGAGATGA
- a CDS encoding oxidoreductase translates to MAKPKVAFYWNASCGGCEEAVVDLAEDILKVVEAVDIVFWPVALDFKKADVKAMGDGEIAVSFINGAVRTEEQEEMAKLLRQKSQLVVAFGSCAHLGGVPGLANFWDRQSIFERVYKEVPSVVNAEQVVPQQHVSTPYGDLHLPEFYDTVRTLDQVIDVDYYLPGCAPPPDLIMNAVTAILKGELPEKGEVLAPPRALCDTCALNETKPEKISIKEIKRVSLVPVDPQKCFLAQGIICLGPATRGGCGERCINANMPCRGCFGPTKGVIDMGAKFLSALASIVDANDPAEVEKIMDSIIDPAGLFYMYSLPKSILRRKKMEAAHA, encoded by the coding sequence ATGGCCAAACCGAAGGTTGCTTTCTACTGGAATGCTTCGTGTGGTGGGTGCGAAGAGGCAGTGGTGGACCTGGCCGAGGACATCCTCAAAGTCGTCGAGGCCGTGGACATTGTCTTTTGGCCGGTAGCCTTGGATTTCAAGAAGGCCGACGTGAAGGCCATGGGCGACGGCGAGATAGCAGTGTCGTTCATCAACGGCGCGGTGCGCACCGAGGAGCAGGAGGAGATGGCCAAGTTACTCCGCCAAAAGTCCCAGCTGGTGGTGGCATTTGGCTCGTGTGCCCACTTGGGAGGAGTGCCTGGCCTGGCTAATTTCTGGGATCGCCAGAGCATTTTTGAGCGGGTATACAAGGAAGTGCCTTCGGTGGTCAACGCCGAGCAGGTGGTGCCGCAGCAGCACGTGTCCACCCCCTACGGCGACTTGCACCTTCCCGAGTTCTATGACACCGTGCGCACCCTGGACCAGGTCATTGACGTGGACTATTATTTGCCCGGCTGTGCGCCCCCACCTGATCTGATCATGAACGCGGTGACCGCCATTCTCAAAGGGGAGCTTCCTGAAAAGGGCGAGGTCTTGGCCCCGCCCAGGGCCCTGTGCGACACCTGCGCACTTAATGAGACCAAGCCGGAGAAGATTTCCATCAAGGAAATCAAGCGCGTCTCCTTGGTTCCAGTGGACCCGCAGAAGTGCTTCTTGGCCCAGGGGATCATCTGCCTTGGTCCGGCCACGCGCGGGGGGTGCGGTGAGCGCTGCATCAACGCCAACATGCCGTGCCGAGGGTGCTTCGGCCCCACCAAAGGGGTCATCGACATGGGGGCCAAGTTCCTCTCCGCACTGGCCTCAATTGTTGACGCGAACGACCCTGCTGAGGTAGAAAAAATCATGGACTCCATAATCGACCCGGCGGGCCTATTCTACATGTACAGCCTGCCCAAGTCGATCCTCCGGCGCAAGAAGATGGAGGCCGCACATGCCTAA